The following is a genomic window from Nitrospirota bacterium.
TCTTTGAAGCCTTTCCCATCAAAGTAATATAACACTTAAAGTCTTATGCCTTCAAATCCTTATCATGCTGTCAGGGTATTACATAAATCTTCTAAGTTAAAATAGCCACAAGGACAATCTCCCACGCCTATTTTCCGGCGAGTTATGAAAAGTTCAGGCATTATGATAAACTTTTTGCATATAATTATATTAATGTAAAATACCACTAACCTTTTACCGGGCACTACTGATGTCATTTAAAAGATTAATAAAAATCATGGAGGCGCTCAGGGGTCCTGACGGATGTCCGTGGGACAAGGAGCAGACCAGGCAGAGCCTTAAGCCTTTTCTGATAGAGGAGGCTTACGAACTTCTTGAAGCCCTTGATGAAAACGACCCTGAAAAAATAAAGGAAGAACTCGGAGATCTTTTGTTTCAGATAGTCTTTCACTGCCGGCTTTCAGAGGAAATGGGGCAATTTGATGCAGGGGGCGTTATTGACGGTATTGCAAAAAAAATGACCGGCCGGCATCCTCATGTCTTTGGGGATGATAAATTAAAGACCTCAAGGGAAGTCCTGCTGAGATGGGAAGAGCATAAGAAAAAAGAGGGCAAGCTCCGTGAGTCCCTGCTTGAGGGAGTGCCCAAGACACTTCCATCATTATTGATGGCCCACAAACTTCAGCATAAAGCATCAAAGGTCGGCTTTGACTGGGATAATGTTGACGATGTATTTAAAAAACTTGATGAAGAGCTTCAGGAATTCAAAAATGCCGTCAGCAAAAAAAATCAGAAGGAGATAGAGGATGAGCTTGGCGACATCTTCTTTGTCCTTGTCAGGGTTTCGCATTTCGTCGGGGTAAACCCCGAAGATGCGCTGAGGAAGACTATCAGCAAGTTCATTCACAGGTTCAGACATATGGAGAT
Proteins encoded in this region:
- the mazG gene encoding nucleoside triphosphate pyrophosphohydrolase; this translates as MSFKRLIKIMEALRGPDGCPWDKEQTRQSLKPFLIEEAYELLEALDENDPEKIKEELGDLLFQIVFHCRLSEEMGQFDAGGVIDGIAKKMTGRHPHVFGDDKLKTSREVLLRWEEHKKKEGKLRESLLEGVPKTLPSLLMAHKLQHKASKVGFDWDNVDDVFKKLDEELQEFKNAVSKKNQKEIEDELGDIFFVLVRVSHFVGVNPEDALRKTISKFIHRFRHMEMRAAEMGKKLSDMTLDEMDVLWEEAKGNK